The following proteins are co-located in the bacterium CG_4_10_14_0_2_um_filter_33_32 genome:
- a CDS encoding Em GEA1 (EM1), translating into MPGEKEPMTTAEAGRRGGTSTFKKYGPEFYHKIGTKGGHRVRELIQKAKGGMK; encoded by the coding sequence ATGCCAGGAGAAAAAGAACCTATGACTACTGCAGAAGCAGGAAGAAGGGGCGGGACCAGCACATTCAAAAAATATGGTCCAGAATTCTATCACAAAATAGGCACCAAGGGTGGCCATAGAGTAAGAGAACTTATACAGAAAGCTAAGGGAGGTATGAAATAA
- a CDS encoding general stress protein B, with product MAKEKKSITTAEAGQKGGATTSRKYGPEFYQEIGQKGEEAVSEKYGPEFYQKIGQKGGRVVSEKYGPDFYHKIGTMGGHKVRDLIKKAKESSEG from the coding sequence ATGGCTAAAGAAAAAAAATCTATCACTACCGCAGAAGCAGGTCAAAAGGGAGGAGCAACAACTTCCAGAAAGTATGGGCCTGAATTTTATCAGGAAATTGGTCAAAAAGGTGAAGAAGCAGTGAGTGAAAAATATGGACCAGAGTTTTACCAGAAAATCGGTCAAAAAGGGGGAAGGGTTGTAAGCGAAAAGTATGGGCCTGATTTTTATCATAAAATTGGAACAATGGGTGGACATAAGGTAAGAGACCTTATTAAAAAAGCGAAAGAGAGCTCAGAAGGATAA
- a CDS encoding response regulator — MKKIFLIEDDVTLAEMYEEQFKMSGFDTVVAKNSEEVIQKIDSSMNLILLDILLPDKNGFEVLKDIKSKNEYKNIPVIILTNLGVKDADRDIKLAISLGATDYLVKAYNTPDQVVNKVKEILK; from the coding sequence ATGAAAAAAATATTTTTAATAGAAGATGATGTAACTTTAGCAGAGATGTACGAAGAACAATTTAAAATGTCTGGATTTGATACGGTGGTAGCGAAAAATAGCGAAGAAGTGATTCAAAAGATTGATTCTAGCATGAATCTTATTCTATTAGACATTCTCCTGCCGGACAAGAATGGGTTTGAAGTCCTAAAAGACATAAAATCAAAAAATGAATATAAAAATATTCCTGTAATTATATTAACTAATCTTGGAGTAAAAGATGCAGATAGAGATATCAAGCTGGCTATTTCTCTGGGTGCTACTGATTATCTTGTAAAAGCCTATAATACGCCAGATCAGGTTGTAAATAAGGTAAAGGAAATTCTAAAATAG